Proteins from a genomic interval of Dehalococcoidia bacterium:
- a CDS encoding PIG-L family deacetylase: protein MSEMPEEYRSILVITAHPDDMEFGCGGSVAKWCAEGRDVFLVIATNGDKGSSDRSMTSERLAKIRAAEQAEACKVLGIKEFKILGYPDGFLADTPQFQSDIVRAIRTYRPDVVVCQDPVRRLSLFAQHRDHRVAGSVALDSVFPAARDHLYFPEQIAEGLEPHKTAEAWVMGAEHPDVYVDITDFIEKKIAALRCHVSQVGSGEGLAERIREGAANIGEVPGFAYAEAFKRLKYRR from the coding sequence ATGTCCGAAATGCCCGAGGAATACCGGTCGATCCTGGTGATCACGGCTCATCCGGACGATATGGAGTTTGGCTGCGGCGGGTCGGTCGCGAAATGGTGCGCGGAAGGCCGCGATGTCTTTCTCGTGATCGCGACCAACGGCGACAAAGGGAGCAGCGACCGTTCGATGACCAGCGAGCGCCTGGCCAAGATTCGGGCAGCAGAGCAGGCGGAGGCCTGCAAGGTGCTCGGGATCAAGGAGTTCAAAATCCTCGGCTATCCCGACGGCTTTCTGGCTGACACTCCCCAATTCCAAAGCGACATCGTCCGGGCGATCCGGACGTACCGGCCCGATGTTGTCGTCTGCCAAGACCCGGTGCGTCGGCTCAGCCTCTTTGCGCAGCATCGCGACCACCGCGTGGCGGGGTCGGTTGCGCTCGACTCGGTCTTTCCTGCCGCGCGCGATCACCTGTATTTTCCCGAGCAGATCGCTGAAGGGCTGGAACCGCACAAGACGGCCGAGGCGTGGGTGATGGGCGCCGAGCATCCGGATGTCTATGTCGATATCACCGACTTTATCGAGAAGAAGATCGCGGCGCTGCGCTGCCACGTCAGCCAAGTCGGGTCAGGGGAAGGGCTTGCCGAGCGTATCCGCGAGGGCGCCGCGAATATCGGCGAGGTGCCCGGCTTCGCGTACGCGGAGGCCTTCAAGCGGCTGAAATACCGTCGGTAG
- a CDS encoding MaoC/PaaZ C-terminal domain-containing protein, with protein sequence MDHPAAQPVRFGRWFDQFAVGERFRTDGRTITEADIVLFAGLIGANNPQFLDEEYAAASPFGGRIAPGPLALSIGLASTEPLVTGTLLALLGVESVRYHGPVRPGDTIHNEVTITETRETSRADRGVIRLDNRIVNQRGETVLTFQHTLLVRKRPT encoded by the coding sequence ATGGACCATCCGGCTGCACAGCCAGTGCGCTTCGGTCGCTGGTTCGACCAGTTTGCCGTCGGCGAGCGCTTTCGAACCGACGGCCGCACCATCACCGAGGCGGATATCGTGCTCTTCGCCGGCCTTATCGGCGCCAACAATCCGCAGTTCCTCGATGAGGAATACGCTGCCGCGTCGCCCTTTGGGGGGCGCATCGCGCCTGGTCCGCTCGCGCTCTCGATCGGCCTCGCGTCGACAGAGCCGTTGGTGACCGGCACCTTGCTCGCCTTGCTCGGCGTCGAGAGCGTGCGCTATCACGGCCCGGTGCGCCCGGGGGACACCATTCACAATGAAGTGACGATCACTGAGACCCGCGAGACGAGCCGGGCAGACCGGGGGGTGATCCGGCTTGACAACCGCATTGTTAACCAACGTGGCGAGACTGTGCTTACGTTTCAGCATACGCTGCTGGTCAGGAAGCGGCCAACGTGA